In Aegilops tauschii subsp. strangulata cultivar AL8/78 chromosome 3, Aet v6.0, whole genome shotgun sequence, one genomic interval encodes:
- the LOC109736956 gene encoding uncharacterized protein → MPASMPKLLFLLLLLLLAAAAHSSPVVPDAAGEGSDQAAVRMVPMAPAGGSGFSGVVLNETRRRLGSFQLCAPCTCCGGPRGACVLSPCCYAINCNIPNRPFGFCSFTPRSCDCLHCNV, encoded by the exons ATGCCCGCCTCCATGCCCAAGCTGCTCTTCCTCctgctgctcctcctcctcgccgcggcCGCCCACTCTTCACCG GTCGTCCCGGATGCGGCGGGCGAGGGGTCCGACCAGGCGGCGGTGCGCATGGTGCCGATGGCCCCGGCTGGGGGGTCGGGGTTCAGCGGGGTGGTGCTGAACGAGACGCGGCGGCGGCTGGGGAGCTTCCAGCTCTGCGCGCCCTGCACCTGCTGCGGCGGGCCCAGGGGCGCCTGCGTCCTCTCCCCGTGCTGCTACGCTATCAACTGCAACATCCCCAACCGCCCATTCGGATTCTGCTCCTTCACGCCCAGGTCTTGCGACTGCCTCCACTGCAACGTCTGA